One segment of Rhodopirellula baltica SH 1 DNA contains the following:
- the tnpC gene encoding IS66 family transposase codes for MDVPKITTDCPDCKPLLEKQQAIIDMLVKQVELLTARLEKVEREGKRQAAPFRKKRKADPKKPGRKSGEDHGKHHRRAVPEQIDETYDVPLPACCPDCGHGELTKTETLVQFQTDIPRVVINRQFNIDAGICCGCGSHVQGRHKLQTSDAVGAAAAQLGPNVHAAMALLNKELGLSHGKVKRLLEMLFEIRVSRSTSCRSMLRTADRLEDAYAQVRRAVRGSPQVVGDETGWRVDGRGAWLHAFVGLTATCYEVDATRSIGPAERLLGIDWSGIFGHDGWAVYDKFTAATHQQCFAHLLRRCESLIQSGTSGALAFPRGVKDLLLAGFEYRNRFRSDEMTAHGMKVMAGRLTMKMWKLVRHPKKHAANERFAKFLENHLDDLFTFLHRPGADATNWRGEQAIRPAVVNRKVWGGNRTEAGALAQSRIMSVMQTCKQRLADPFDFIRCQLTTTSPLALPLPIAAR; via the coding sequence ATGGATGTGCCCAAGATCACCACCGATTGCCCGGATTGCAAGCCGCTGCTTGAGAAGCAGCAGGCGATCATCGACATGCTGGTCAAGCAAGTTGAGTTGCTCACGGCACGTCTTGAGAAAGTTGAACGCGAAGGTAAACGCCAAGCGGCTCCGTTTCGCAAGAAACGCAAAGCCGATCCGAAAAAGCCAGGGCGTAAAAGCGGTGAAGATCACGGCAAGCACCATCGCCGAGCCGTGCCCGAACAGATCGATGAAACGTACGACGTTCCCCTACCAGCGTGCTGTCCCGACTGCGGCCATGGCGAACTGACCAAGACCGAAACGCTCGTGCAGTTCCAAACCGATATCCCTCGCGTCGTCATCAACCGGCAATTCAACATCGACGCTGGAATTTGCTGTGGCTGTGGATCTCATGTCCAGGGTCGGCACAAACTGCAAACGTCCGACGCGGTCGGAGCCGCCGCGGCTCAACTCGGACCGAACGTTCACGCCGCGATGGCGCTTTTGAACAAAGAACTTGGGCTCAGTCACGGCAAGGTCAAGCGTCTGCTGGAAATGCTTTTTGAGATTCGGGTCAGTCGCAGCACCAGTTGCCGAAGCATGCTTCGCACCGCTGATCGACTAGAGGACGCCTACGCTCAGGTCCGAAGGGCCGTGCGTGGTTCGCCTCAGGTGGTCGGAGATGAAACGGGTTGGCGAGTCGATGGACGTGGGGCTTGGCTTCATGCGTTCGTCGGACTGACCGCGACGTGTTACGAAGTGGATGCGACGAGAAGCATCGGGCCGGCGGAAAGACTGCTGGGCATCGACTGGTCGGGAATCTTTGGACACGACGGCTGGGCGGTCTATGACAAGTTCACCGCAGCGACTCATCAACAATGCTTTGCGCACCTGCTTCGGCGATGTGAATCGTTAATCCAAAGCGGGACCAGTGGTGCGTTGGCGTTTCCGCGTGGAGTGAAAGACTTGCTGCTCGCAGGCTTCGAGTATCGCAACCGTTTTCGATCCGATGAGATGACGGCACATGGGATGAAGGTGATGGCGGGCCGATTGACGATGAAGATGTGGAAATTGGTTCGTCACCCAAAGAAGCATGCTGCCAATGAACGCTTCGCGAAGTTTTTGGAAAATCATCTCGATGATCTATTCACGTTCCTGCACCGTCCCGGTGCCGACGCAACGAACTGGCGAGGCGAGCAGGCGATCCGTCCGGCGGTCGTGAATCGAAAAGTATGGGGCGGCAACCGCACCGAAGCCGGAGCATTGGCCCAGTCACGAATCATGAGCGTGATGCAAACGTGCAAGCAAAGACTGGCCGATCCTTTCGACTTCATCCGCTGTCAATTGACCACGACGAGCCCGCTTGCCCTGCCTCTGCCCATCGCGGCACGGTAA
- a CDS encoding RNA-directed DNA polymerase: protein MHNIQLSSEHRHLSQEYLIVAAWKKAHDYIRRHNWYSDVLELDLTNAAISETVDRVASEFSNETFPVPDPIRLVLAPKSQQWEIKNQKWQPLTDQKVNSKMRPLAHPSVRDQIISTAMMILVANAVETAQGDPRQSIRSANEKGMVSYGHRLFCDNEDDLLNYRWGNSTVYREYFQDYQTFIRRPQAIVTDTFPDGDTAWAVITADLSQFYDRVRPSLLHSKLRNLLGDVADSKLLDALSTFFNWSWHADDKAEAIKYATNSSPEIAGYDQIALPQGLVSSGFFANLVLIDFDRDMVSKYRETRVDDCFQYVDYCRYVDDMRFVVRLDSRFAAKSSAAQEQILKESFSDMLKTSLAQHAPGLLAKESKLSVLLGTNAGGGSTRFSMAMSRISRNASSVMDMFRGEETLDLIEGLFYSTRSKPLDFGERFEGTILDSQPDVREETVSRFAAHRFRTAYRTLRPMSEPEMDKQFELTEELQEGETDWSGRSPQPTAIDQVTLDAKAEHFSGILIERWVRDPSSMRILRVALDLNPCVANLELILELMREHLSRRKSDRRTIVLYCAAELLKAGATETGLVNDEDKLPRHADLSGYQAKLAELAEDIVANRSRYPWYLLQQAQLFLACLVGYDSPDLTNKPPLSEVNYTLLRQVCSGSYEEVPESRVSAFACFHSQLRSPEMAAIAFLERWRSSPGTAQQTWLMQILEEQQALALAIWNILTEGEKDQWRNLFENYGVLAGENCTQSNGTLKPDVLHPLLDVACSSANPFRQDYALVWLAVKLIPLLVESEDPVTPNRVCIKAPNWELLKPENFPVNEDCFQVELRSKSSDDIRFRLPSWIPNEHHWAYQLGMLLRVMLTGKPDYTQDCREFRPRSKVMYRPYRSSWLRRRYGMFNGRSAFGPAWMPVSPWIGDLLTALLRWPGFPQFDSLVPLNFTDTELLKLLKSRIDSLERLYGKSAKASIIPIRVPKKVKAKRIGLDNERNAQLMSMRVAIAQTAMPRHADFEKDLQLNDPDYRRRHRRHAASVLAAVENMLQVRTTHVAGEAEIELLVLPELALHPDDVKALVIPFVRRNRCMVCTGIAFHPVSVTDVRTINIAAWLIPIQKRTGGLHIEQIYQGKHNLTQKEKDLGVSPFRPTQWVFWLVDPLQRNNKLWAMSSAICYDATDLSLAADLRDHTEMFVVPALNQDVGTFDNMAAALHYHMFQHVVVANTGEFGGSSAHAPFKKPFQRTIFHAHGNEQVAIGFFELDFKLYKNGQQHMKTPPANLKRF from the coding sequence ATGCACAACATTCAACTCAGTTCAGAACACAGACACCTTTCACAGGAATACCTCATCGTGGCGGCTTGGAAAAAAGCGCACGACTATATCCGGCGACACAATTGGTACTCCGATGTTCTGGAGCTAGATTTAACCAATGCGGCGATCAGTGAAACAGTTGATCGAGTAGCGAGCGAGTTCTCGAACGAGACGTTTCCAGTACCAGATCCAATTCGCCTAGTGCTTGCCCCGAAAAGCCAGCAATGGGAGATCAAAAATCAGAAGTGGCAACCGCTCACGGACCAAAAAGTGAATTCGAAAATGCGTCCGCTGGCGCATCCGTCGGTGCGAGACCAAATAATCTCCACTGCAATGATGATCTTGGTAGCTAATGCAGTCGAAACTGCTCAGGGCGATCCTCGTCAAAGCATACGAAGTGCAAACGAGAAGGGGATGGTTAGTTACGGGCACCGTCTGTTCTGTGACAATGAAGACGATCTACTAAATTATCGATGGGGAAACTCAACTGTCTATCGTGAGTACTTCCAAGACTACCAAACTTTCATTCGTCGTCCTCAAGCGATCGTTACCGACACTTTTCCTGACGGCGACACTGCCTGGGCGGTCATCACCGCCGACTTGTCTCAGTTCTACGATCGGGTTCGACCGAGCTTGCTTCATTCAAAACTCAGAAATTTGCTTGGAGATGTAGCAGACTCGAAATTGCTAGACGCTTTAAGCACCTTCTTCAACTGGAGTTGGCACGCTGATGACAAAGCGGAAGCGATTAAGTACGCCACGAATTCGTCACCAGAGATTGCTGGATACGATCAGATTGCGCTGCCGCAGGGATTGGTGTCGAGTGGCTTTTTTGCCAACCTCGTGCTGATCGATTTCGACCGCGACATGGTCAGCAAGTACAGGGAGACGCGAGTAGACGACTGTTTTCAATATGTCGACTACTGCCGATACGTGGACGATATGCGATTTGTGGTTCGCCTCGACAGTCGATTCGCTGCAAAATCCTCTGCTGCTCAAGAACAAATCCTGAAAGAGTCGTTCTCTGACATGCTAAAGACGTCTCTTGCTCAGCATGCCCCCGGTCTGTTGGCAAAGGAAAGCAAACTTTCTGTGCTTCTAGGAACGAACGCTGGTGGAGGCTCAACGCGATTCTCGATGGCTATGAGTCGTATTAGCCGAAACGCATCGAGCGTCATGGATATGTTTCGAGGAGAGGAGACACTCGATCTTATTGAAGGATTGTTCTATTCAACGCGATCAAAACCTCTGGACTTTGGTGAGCGATTTGAGGGCACGATTCTGGATTCACAACCAGACGTTCGAGAAGAAACTGTTTCGCGGTTCGCGGCCCATCGCTTTCGGACTGCCTATCGTACACTCCGTCCGATGAGCGAACCGGAAATGGACAAACAGTTTGAACTGACCGAAGAGTTACAAGAAGGAGAAACTGATTGGAGTGGTCGAAGTCCTCAACCAACTGCCATCGACCAAGTGACCCTCGACGCGAAAGCGGAACATTTTTCCGGTATTTTGATCGAACGATGGGTACGTGATCCGTCAAGTATGCGGATACTGCGAGTTGCGCTTGACCTTAATCCTTGTGTTGCGAATCTCGAGTTGATACTCGAACTGATGCGGGAACACTTGAGTCGTCGCAAGAGTGATCGGCGAACGATCGTGCTCTATTGTGCGGCTGAGCTACTGAAGGCGGGAGCGACCGAGACAGGACTCGTCAACGATGAAGACAAATTGCCACGGCATGCCGATCTTTCCGGATACCAAGCGAAACTCGCGGAGCTGGCAGAGGATATTGTCGCGAATCGCTCTAGGTATCCTTGGTATTTGCTTCAACAAGCTCAACTGTTCCTGGCCTGTCTCGTCGGCTATGACTCTCCGGACCTCACTAATAAGCCACCTCTTAGTGAAGTAAACTACACCCTGCTCCGGCAAGTGTGCAGCGGAAGCTATGAGGAAGTTCCCGAGTCAAGAGTGAGTGCATTCGCCTGTTTTCATTCTCAGCTTCGATCGCCTGAAATGGCTGCGATTGCATTCCTGGAGCGATGGCGATCTAGCCCGGGCACAGCACAGCAGACTTGGTTAATGCAGATCCTTGAAGAACAACAGGCTCTTGCGCTGGCGATATGGAACATTCTCACCGAAGGCGAAAAGGATCAGTGGCGGAACCTTTTTGAGAACTACGGTGTTCTGGCGGGTGAGAACTGCACTCAATCGAACGGAACACTCAAACCTGACGTTCTGCATCCCCTTTTGGATGTTGCATGCTCTTCCGCAAATCCGTTTCGACAGGACTATGCTCTGGTCTGGCTCGCGGTAAAGTTGATTCCCTTGCTTGTCGAATCGGAAGATCCAGTCACCCCAAATCGAGTTTGCATAAAAGCACCAAACTGGGAGTTGCTTAAACCGGAGAACTTTCCAGTCAATGAAGACTGCTTTCAAGTTGAACTGCGATCAAAAAGTTCGGATGACATTCGGTTTCGCTTGCCATCGTGGATTCCAAACGAGCATCATTGGGCGTATCAACTAGGTATGCTCCTTCGTGTGATGCTCACTGGTAAGCCGGACTATACGCAGGACTGCCGAGAATTTCGACCACGAAGCAAAGTGATGTATCGCCCTTACCGCTCTAGCTGGCTGCGCCGCCGGTATGGAATGTTCAACGGCCGGTCGGCGTTTGGTCCGGCATGGATGCCTGTGTCACCTTGGATCGGTGACTTGCTCACTGCCTTATTAAGATGGCCTGGTTTCCCGCAGTTCGATTCGCTGGTCCCCCTCAACTTTACTGATACTGAGTTACTCAAGCTCTTGAAGAGTCGCATCGACAGCTTGGAACGCCTCTATGGAAAGTCCGCAAAGGCAAGTATTATTCCGATTCGTGTCCCCAAGAAGGTCAAGGCGAAGCGGATCGGATTGGACAACGAACGCAATGCTCAGCTAATGTCAATGCGAGTTGCTATCGCACAAACCGCAATGCCTCGCCACGCAGACTTTGAAAAAGATCTTCAGCTAAACGATCCAGACTATCGGCGACGACACCGGAGACACGCAGCATCTGTGCTCGCAGCGGTAGAAAACATGCTGCAAGTCCGCACAACTCACGTCGCTGGCGAAGCTGAGATTGAACTACTGGTACTGCCAGAGCTCGCACTGCACCCAGATGATGTCAAGGCGTTGGTCATTCCGTTCGTCCGTCGCAATCGCTGCATGGTCTGTACGGGAATTGCGTTTCATCCAGTGTCGGTTACCGACGTTCGAACTATAAATATTGCCGCATGGCTCATCCCAATTCAAAAACGAACGGGAGGACTGCATATTGAGCAAATCTATCAAGGCAAGCACAATCTGACCCAGAAAGAGAAGGACTTGGGAGTCTCACCTTTCCGCCCCACGCAATGGGTGTTTTGGCTGGTCGATCCGTTGCAACGCAATAACAAGCTCTGGGCGATGTCAAGTGCCATTTGTTACGATGCGACCGACCTCAGTCTGGCGGCGGACCTGCGCGACCACACTGAAATGTTCGTCGTGCCTGCATTAAACCAGGATGTCGGAACTTTCGATAACATGGCTGCTGCTCTGCACTATCACATGTTCCAACACGTCGTCGTTGCAAACACAGGTGAATTCGGCGGATCAAGCGCTCACGCCCCTTTTAAGAAACCCTTTCAGCGAACGATCTTCCATGCTCATGGCAATGAACAGGTTGCGATCGGGTTCTTTGAACTTGACTTTAAACTCTACAAGAACGGTCAGCAACATATGAAGACGCCACCTGCGAACTTGAAGCGGTTTTGA
- a CDS encoding rhomboid family intramembrane serine protease, with protein sequence MATIGIIAANTGLFLLTGMGEYGAHDWLILEFDRINPFQWVTSAFMHASWSHLIGNMVFLWCFGLVIEGKLGWQRFSLLYLGLALSDGAIGQIPMFMFSDGQGGALGASGVIFALLAVAVIWAPQNDIHFFYMWSWFYCGTIDIPISVVAILYFAIEFLQVAWTGIQMSTPMLHLLGMSVGIPFAFLMLKHQLVDCEGWVLFSRLGFQTFIASRESDQSEDEPAGKCRVDANLPSLPAAVESHRYRNPNNVESTRPARDPCATAFESFTRAVHANRIDEAIESFARLREHSCVAAVPDAALVAYANQLLKANRHADRLLPLRFLSTRQSKVSNNALLQIALIELRHNDDPHAATKVLAKMKSPLTEQVANARKKLLRAANAQLRELKAGTTESMS encoded by the coding sequence GTGGCGACGATCGGTATCATTGCTGCCAACACGGGGTTGTTCCTGCTGACAGGAATGGGGGAATACGGCGCTCACGATTGGCTGATTCTCGAATTTGACCGCATCAATCCGTTTCAGTGGGTGACCAGTGCGTTCATGCACGCGTCCTGGTCCCACTTGATTGGGAACATGGTTTTCTTGTGGTGCTTCGGCCTCGTCATCGAGGGCAAATTGGGTTGGCAGAGGTTCAGCCTGCTCTATCTGGGGCTGGCGCTCTCCGACGGAGCGATCGGGCAGATTCCGATGTTCATGTTCAGCGACGGTCAGGGCGGTGCACTCGGTGCGTCCGGTGTGATCTTTGCGTTGCTCGCTGTGGCGGTGATCTGGGCTCCGCAGAATGACATCCACTTCTTTTACATGTGGAGTTGGTTCTATTGTGGCACGATCGACATCCCAATCAGCGTCGTCGCGATCTTGTACTTTGCGATCGAATTCCTGCAAGTCGCTTGGACGGGAATCCAAATGTCGACACCCATGCTGCACCTGCTGGGGATGTCGGTCGGGATCCCATTTGCATTTCTCATGCTCAAGCATCAGTTGGTCGACTGCGAAGGCTGGGTCCTGTTTTCGCGTCTTGGGTTCCAAACCTTCATCGCGAGCCGTGAATCAGATCAGAGCGAAGACGAACCAGCCGGCAAGTGTCGTGTTGATGCCAACTTGCCATCGTTGCCCGCAGCAGTGGAAAGCCATCGATACCGTAATCCCAACAACGTCGAATCAACGCGACCCGCGCGTGACCCTTGTGCGACTGCGTTCGAGTCATTCACCCGAGCAGTTCACGCCAATCGCATCGACGAGGCGATCGAATCGTTTGCCCGTCTGCGCGAACACTCTTGCGTCGCTGCGGTTCCCGATGCGGCATTGGTGGCTTATGCGAACCAACTTCTCAAAGCAAATCGACACGCGGATCGGCTTCTGCCGCTTCGCTTTCTCTCGACTCGGCAGTCGAAGGTTTCGAACAACGCACTTCTGCAGATTGCCCTGATCGAACTTCGGCACAACGACGATCCGCATGCGGCGACCAAAGTGCTGGCAAAGATGAAGTCACCGCTGACGGAACAAGTCGCCAACGCGCGGAAGAAACTTCTGCGAGCAGCGAACGCTCAACTTCGCGAACTTAAGGCTGGCACGACCGAATCAATGTCGTGA
- a CDS encoding DUF1569 domain-containing protein — protein MLRKPEHESKIATRRMDLRYPDLGAACTDIARLREGGYELVGTWSLAQILDHLNLSMQMTIDGADFTFPALMRPVMKWMFMPTMRKGKPSKLRGKAPEQLQPAMDLDEDACAKRFYSLAETLMDPSTPFVSHYPMLGRLTREQWLLMQQWHAAHHLSFVVPND, from the coding sequence ATGCTCCGAAAACCTGAACACGAGTCGAAGATCGCCACACGACGCATGGATCTTCGTTACCCCGACCTGGGCGCCGCGTGTACCGACATCGCTCGCTTGCGTGAAGGAGGCTACGAACTCGTTGGCACTTGGAGCCTGGCGCAGATACTCGATCATCTGAACTTGTCGATGCAGATGACGATTGACGGTGCCGACTTCACGTTCCCGGCATTGATGCGGCCGGTGATGAAATGGATGTTCATGCCGACGATGCGGAAAGGCAAACCATCCAAGCTACGTGGGAAGGCGCCGGAGCAGCTTCAACCAGCGATGGACCTCGATGAAGACGCGTGTGCGAAACGGTTCTACTCGCTCGCGGAGACACTCATGGACCCGTCGACTCCGTTTGTATCGCACTACCCAATGCTGGGACGACTCACCCGAGAGCAATGGCTTTTGATGCAGCAATGGCACGCTGCCCATCACTTGAGCTTTGTCGTGCCGAACGACTGA
- a CDS encoding sulfatase family protein produces the protein MPSFHPFPIRIFLFTVVATLLGGQFVSASDCPNIVLMMCDDLGWGDTGFNGNTIIQTPELDALANEGTVLDHFYSVGPVCSPTRASFLTGRHYFRMGIWTANKGHLPSQEFTLARMLKTRGYATGHFGKWHLGTLSRTVSAKGKGRRPDLHYAPPWERDYDASFVTESAVCTWDPGIGKRARNNPYYENGVATDENVLGCDSRVLMDRALPFIEAAAERDQPFLSVIWFHAPHEDIQAGPEYLAKYEGHGEAAHYYGCITAVDDQVGRLRKKLASLGVADNTLLFFCSDNGPEGGEPSNRMKTRRAGSAGEFSGRKRSVLDGGVRVPAFVHWPGQIPAGVRLNAPLSVMDLLPTVAAITGAETLPNRLLDGENVLPIWKGEQAQREKSIPFRYGQFACLVRGKHKLIIESPNDDSKDRLFDLSKDVSESNNLANQKPELTASMRTELLGFLESAKASHAGEEYEGNDTKPVEKWHPLGKAGQRGNATPNR, from the coding sequence ATGCCATCATTCCATCCGTTTCCGATCCGCATATTTTTGTTCACGGTGGTCGCAACATTGCTTGGTGGACAGTTCGTTTCGGCGAGCGACTGTCCCAACATCGTCTTGATGATGTGCGATGACTTGGGGTGGGGCGACACGGGGTTCAATGGCAACACAATTATCCAAACGCCCGAATTGGATGCGTTGGCAAACGAAGGAACGGTGCTCGATCACTTTTATTCCGTTGGTCCCGTTTGTTCGCCAACTCGGGCATCGTTCTTGACCGGGCGGCACTACTTTCGGATGGGAATTTGGACGGCCAACAAAGGTCACTTGCCATCGCAGGAATTTACCCTGGCTCGAATGCTGAAAACCCGCGGCTATGCGACAGGGCACTTTGGGAAGTGGCACCTCGGCACACTCAGTCGCACGGTGTCGGCAAAGGGAAAGGGACGGCGACCGGATCTTCACTACGCCCCGCCGTGGGAACGAGACTACGACGCGTCCTTCGTGACGGAGTCCGCCGTGTGCACGTGGGATCCCGGCATTGGCAAACGAGCTCGCAACAATCCGTACTACGAGAATGGCGTCGCGACGGATGAGAACGTCTTGGGGTGCGATTCGCGAGTCCTGATGGATCGAGCTTTGCCGTTCATCGAGGCCGCCGCGGAACGCGACCAACCCTTTCTCAGTGTGATTTGGTTTCATGCTCCGCACGAGGATATCCAAGCCGGTCCAGAGTACTTGGCGAAGTATGAAGGGCACGGCGAGGCAGCCCACTACTATGGATGTATCACCGCGGTGGACGATCAAGTCGGACGCCTTCGCAAAAAGCTCGCTTCGCTTGGCGTTGCCGACAACACGTTGTTGTTTTTCTGCAGCGACAATGGTCCCGAAGGAGGAGAGCCCAGCAACCGGATGAAGACACGTCGTGCCGGCAGTGCAGGAGAGTTTTCCGGTCGGAAACGAAGCGTATTGGATGGTGGTGTTCGAGTCCCCGCGTTTGTTCACTGGCCCGGGCAGATTCCGGCGGGTGTTCGTCTCAATGCCCCATTGTCGGTGATGGACTTGCTTCCCACCGTTGCCGCGATCACGGGAGCTGAAACTCTACCGAATCGTTTGCTGGATGGCGAAAACGTATTGCCGATTTGGAAAGGCGAACAAGCACAAAGAGAAAAGTCGATTCCGTTTCGCTACGGACAATTCGCTTGCTTGGTGAGGGGCAAACACAAGCTGATCATCGAGTCACCAAACGACGACTCCAAGGATCGGTTGTTCGATCTCAGCAAAGATGTCTCGGAATCAAACAACCTTGCGAATCAAAAGCCGGAGTTGACCGCATCGATGAGAACGGAACTGCTGGGGTTTCTGGAGTCGGCGAAGGCCAGTCACGCTGGTGAAGAGTACGAGGGCAATGATACAAAGCCCGTCGAGAAGTGGCACCCGCTTGGAAAGGCGGGGCAACGTGGGAACGCCACGCCCAACCGCTAG
- a CDS encoding DUF1552 domain-containing protein, translating into MRSILPSRRGFLRSSSALIALPMLESFGFKRFASAATAAVAPPKRMVFLGMGFGVTADRWYPDTTTVGENYELPKILRPLAKHQKDITIVQNLMHQYSADGHSGSTFWLTGANRYAIPGQSFHNTVSVDQVAAEVLGQQTRFTSIQLAAQGAANDGHGPGGSLAWNRSGKPIAGLETPVAAFHRLFSVDKTPLEVQQQRLTEQRSVLDTVLSDAKSIHRKLNTSDNAKLDEYFQSIREIEVRLSKEEKWLGVEKKRPQDAIREPGESLEGVEEIRMMYDIMVAAMQVDATRVFTYRMPVNSMISSLGATMSAHSMSHYSEGERRTVSQNRDTAHARLLSEFMDKLKASTQPDGSSLFDNVAITLGTNLSSVHTLKNCPTLIAGGGAGFRHGRHLVMDDPKTPLCNLWLSTLRGAGIRTDTFGDSTGIIEELFDA; encoded by the coding sequence ATGAGATCCATTCTTCCATCCCGTCGTGGCTTTCTTCGCAGCAGCAGTGCCTTGATCGCACTGCCAATGTTGGAGTCGTTTGGATTCAAACGCTTTGCGAGTGCGGCGACGGCGGCGGTCGCTCCCCCGAAACGCATGGTGTTCTTGGGGATGGGGTTTGGTGTCACCGCCGATCGCTGGTACCCCGACACCACCACGGTGGGCGAGAACTATGAGTTGCCCAAGATCCTTCGTCCGCTTGCCAAGCACCAGAAGGACATCACGATCGTTCAAAACCTAATGCACCAATACTCTGCGGACGGTCACTCCGGAAGCACGTTTTGGCTAACCGGGGCAAACCGTTATGCGATTCCCGGCCAGAGTTTTCACAACACGGTTTCGGTTGATCAGGTTGCCGCCGAAGTCCTCGGACAACAAACGCGTTTCACTTCGATCCAGCTCGCCGCTCAAGGTGCCGCGAATGATGGTCACGGTCCTGGCGGATCGCTGGCGTGGAACCGCTCGGGAAAACCGATTGCCGGTTTGGAGACTCCTGTGGCTGCATTTCATCGCTTGTTTTCCGTCGACAAAACACCGCTTGAGGTTCAGCAGCAACGTCTGACCGAACAACGCAGCGTCCTCGACACGGTGCTTTCAGATGCCAAGTCAATCCACCGGAAACTCAACACTTCTGACAACGCGAAATTGGACGAATACTTTCAATCCATTCGCGAAATCGAAGTCCGATTGTCCAAGGAAGAAAAATGGTTGGGTGTCGAAAAGAAGCGGCCTCAGGATGCGATTCGTGAACCCGGCGAATCACTGGAGGGCGTCGAAGAAATTCGCATGATGTACGACATCATGGTCGCGGCGATGCAGGTCGATGCAACGCGAGTGTTCACGTATCGGATGCCGGTCAATTCGATGATCTCCAGTCTCGGCGCGACGATGAGCGCGCACAGCATGAGTCATTACTCCGAGGGTGAACGCCGGACCGTGTCGCAGAATCGTGACACGGCCCATGCACGCTTGTTATCGGAGTTCATGGACAAGCTAAAGGCGAGCACGCAACCGGATGGTTCCAGCCTCTTTGACAACGTCGCGATCACGTTGGGGACCAACCTCAGTTCGGTGCACACTCTCAAAAACTGCCCCACACTGATCGCGGGTGGAGGTGCGGGGTTCCGCCATGGCCGTCACTTGGTGATGGACGACCCAAAAACGCCACTGTGCAATTTGTGGCTCAGTACCTTGCGTGGTGCGGGCATTCGAACAGACACATTCGGTGACTCGACGGGTATCATTGAAGAACTTTTCGACGCGTGA